The Pararge aegeria chromosome 21, ilParAegt1.1, whole genome shotgun sequence genomic sequence agaaactgctaccacatccaaggaaggcagcaggcgcgcaaattacccactccctgcacggggggggaggtacgggtaggtagtgacgaaaaataacgatacgggactcttacgaggtctcgtcatcgaataatcaatacgcgaactgcccacacacttgtaaatatagacgcgcaagatcgttacacgaaccgcttaccattttaatagaaaactactatgcaaacacacataacatatacgcaataagggaactttaaattggagattttaccctaccacacccgtctgtctcattctgaaaactattcaaaataattgctatttttcattctcattcaaatataaataatagtaaataatatataatttttgactgaactgaacccaagtgcccggcctgtggccgggcacccctcgtattcatgttctaacctaacctaacctaaatctagttttgacacctttagactttagattcaagattgaatgtgaatatatgcattaataaaaactcattactattttaatactagttatgctgctgttgatgcactgatgaaagccagatagctagatcagtgtttagttagtcgtagttgccggtgggctgaggtctaaaggaatccaaactagttttaaaaggtttggataggttaggttaggttagaacatgaaaaagacgggtgcccggccgcaggccggtcacttaggttcagttccgtttaaaaaataaaaaaaaacaaaaaacaaaacgtaccaatacaaagtactcttattcatattaaaagatattgtaaaataacaattattttaattttttttttttttttttcacttacacattaggcccgtcgcgccgcgccactactatatggggcgaaggtgcgaagtcgacggcgacgacaaagtaccgagtctaaggagactgatggcggcgccacacagtggcgttatgtctctataaaagtggtggtcttttattatgttatttattaatggtattatttttttaatatcatatcaatattgtaccccgcacaagggggaggtacgggtaggtagtgacgaaaaataacgatacgggactcttacgaggtctcgcaatcggaatgagtacactttaaatattttaacgaggtaaaatttaagggcattgagggtctggtgccagtggtggttgattagatccacacactatactttttataattatgtggcgttatgtctctataaaagtggtggtcttttattatgttatttattaatggtatttttttaatatcatatcaatattgtaccccgcacggggggaggtaagggggtaggtagtgacgaaaaataacgatacgggactcttacgaggtctcgtaatcggaatgagtttctgcgactaccattgtttgtcgcgggtaacggggaatcagggttcgattccggtgagggagcctgagaaactgctaccacatccaaggaaggcagcaggcgcgcaaattacccactccctgcacgggggggaggtacgggtaggtagtgacgaaaaataacgaaacgggactcttacgaggtctcgtcatcgaataatcaatacgcgaactgcccacacacttgtaaatatagacgcgcaagatcgttacacgaaccgcttaccattttaatagtaaactactatgcaaacacacataacatatacgcaataagggaactttaaattggagattttaccctaccacacccgtctgtctcattctgaaaactattcaaaataattgctatttttcattctcattcaaatataaataatagtaaataatatataatttttgactgaactgaacccaagtgcccggcctgtggccgggcacccctcgtattcatgttctaacctaacctaacctaaatctagttttgacacctttagactttagattcaagattgaatgtgaatatatgcattaataaaaactcattactattttaatactagttatgctgctgttgatgcactgatgaaagccagatagctagatcagtgtttagttagtcgtagttgccggtgggctgaggtctaaaggaatccaaactagttttaaaaggtttggataggttaggttaggttagaacatgaaaaagacgggtgcccggccgcaggccggtcacttaggttcagttccgtttaaaaaataaaaaaaacaaaaaacaaaacgtaccaatacaaagtactcttattcatattaaaagatattgtaaaataacaattattttaatttttttttttttttttttcacttacacattaggcccgtcgcgccgcgccactactatatggggcgaaggtgcgaagtcgacggcgacgacaaagtaccgagtctaaggagactgatggcggcgccacacagtggcgttatgtctctataaaagtggtggtcttttattatgttatttattaatggtatttttttaatatcatatcaatattgtaccccgcacggggggaggtaagggggtaggtagtgacgaaaaataacgatacgggactcttacgaggtctcgtaatcggaatgagtttctgcgactaccattgtttgtcgcgggtaacggggaatcagggttcgattccggtgagggagcctgagaaactgctaccacatccaaggaaggcagcaggcgcgcaaattacccactccctgcacggggggggaggtacgggtaggtagtgacgaaaaataacgatacgggactcttacgaggtctcgtcatcgaataatcaatacgcgaactgcccacacacttgtaaatatagacgcgcaagatcgttacacgaaccgcttaccattttaatagtaaactactatgcaaacacacataacatatacgcaataagggaactttaaattggagattttaccctaccacacccgtctgtctcattctgaaaactattcaaaataattgctatttttcattctcattcaaatataaataatagtaaataatatataatttttgactgaactgaacccaagtgcccggcctgtggccgggcacccctcgtattcatgttctaacctaacctaacctaaatctagttttgacacttttagactttagattcaagattgaatgtgaatatatgcattaataaaaactcattactattttaatactagttatgctgctgttgatgcactgatgaaagccagatagctagatcagtgtttagttagtcgtagttgccggtgggctgaggtctaaaggaatccaaactagttttaaaaggtttggataggttaggttaggttagaacatgaaaaagacgggtgcccggccgcaggccggtcacttcggttcagttccgtttaaaaaataaaaaaaacaaaaaacaaaacgtaccaatacaaagtactcttattcatattaaaagatattgtaaaataacaattattttaattttttttttattttttttcacttacacattaggcccgtcgcgccgcgccactactatatggggcgaaggtgcgaagtcgacggcgacgacaaagtaccgagtctaaggagactgatggcggcgccacacagtggcgttatgtctctataaaagtggtggtcttttattatgttatttattaatggtatttttttaatatcatatcaatattgtaccccgcacggggggaggtaagggggtaggtagtgacgaaaaataacgatacgggactcttacgaggtctcgtaatcggaatgagtttctgcgactaccattgtttgtcgcgggtaacggggaatcagggtttgattccggtgagggagcctgagaaactgctaccacatccaaggaaggcagcaggcgcgcaaattacccactccctgcacggggggggaggtacgggtaggtagtgacgaaaaataacgatacgggactcttacgaggtctcgtcatcgaataatcaatacgcgaactgcccacacacttgtaaatatagacgcgcaagatcgttacacgaaccgcttaccattttaatagaaaactactatgcaaacacacataacatatacgcaataagggaactttaaattggagattttaccctaccacacccgtctgtctcattctgaagactattcaaaataattgctattttcattctcattcaaatataaataatagtaaataatatataatttttgactgaactgaacccaagtgcccggcctgtggccgggcacccctcgtattcatgttctaacctaacctaacctaaatctagttttgacacctttagactttagattcaagattgaatgtgaatatatgcattaataaaaactcattactattttaatactagttatgctgctgttgatgcactgatgaaagccagatagctagatcagtgtttagttagtcgtagttgccggtgggctgaggtctaaaggaatccaaactagttttaaaaggtttggataggttaggttaggttagaacatgaaaaagacgggtgcccggccgcaggccggtcacttaggttcagttccgtttaaaaaataaaaaaaacaaaaaacaaaacgtaccaatacaaagtactcttattcatattaaaagatattgtaaaataacaattattttaattttttttttttttttttcacttacacattaggcccgtcgcgccgcgccactactatatggggcgaaggtgcgaagtcgacggcgacgacaaagtaccgagtctaaggagactgatggcggcgccacacagtggcgttatgtctctataaaagtggtggtcttttattatgttatttattaatggtattatttttttaatatcatatcaatattgtaccccgcacaggggggaggtacgggtaggtagtgacgaaaaataacgatacgggactcttacgaggtctcgcaatcggaatgagtacactttaaatattttaacgaggtaaaatttaagggcattgagggtctggtgccagtggtggttgattagatccacacactatactttttataattatgtggcgttatgtctctataaaagtggtggtcttttattatgttatttattaatggtatttttttaatatcatatcaatattgtaccccgcacggggggaggtaagggggtaggtagtgacgaaaaataacgatacgggactcttacgaggtctcgtaatcggaatgagtttctgcgactaccattgtttgtcgcgggtaacggggaatcagggttcgattccggtgagggagcctgagaaactgctaccacatccaaggaaggcagcaggcgcgcaaattacccactccctgcacggggggggaggtacgggtaggtagtgacgaaaaataacgatacgggactcttacgaggtctcgtcatcgaataatcaatacgcgaactgcccacacacttgtaaatatagacgcgcaagatcgttacacgaaccgcttaccattttaatagtaaactactatgcaaacacacataacatatacgcaataagggaactttaaattggagattttaccctaccacacccgtctgtctcattctgaaaactattcaaaataattgctatttttcattctcattcaaatataaataatagtaaataatatataatttttgactgaactgaacccaagtgcccggcctgtggccgggcacccctcgtattcatgttctaacctaacctaacctaaatctagttttgacacctttagactttagattcaagattgaatgtgaatatatgcattaataaaaactcattactattttaatactagttatgctgctgttgatgcactgatgaaagccagatagctagatcagtgtttagttagtcgtagttgccggtgggctgaggtctaaaggaatccaaactagttttaaaaggtttggataggttaggttaggttagaacatgaaaaagacgggtgcccggccgcaggccggtcacttaggttcagttccgtttaaaaaataaaaaaaacaaaaaacaaaacgtaccaatacaaagtactcttattcatattaaaagatattgtaaaataacaattattttaattttttttttttttttttcacttacacattaggcccgtcgcgccgcgccactactatatggggcgaaggtgcgaagtcgacggcgacgacaaagtaccgagtctaaggagactgatggcggcgccacacagtggcgttatgtctctataaaagtggtggtcttttattatgttatttattaatggtatttttttaatatcatatcaatattgtaccccgcacggggggaggtaagggggtaggtagtgacgaaaaataacgatacgggactcttacgaggtctcgtaatcggaatgagtttctgcgactaccattgtttgtcgcgggtaacggggaatcagggttcgattccggtgagggagcctgagaaactgctaccacatccaaggaaggcagcaggcgcgcaaattacccactccctgcacggggggggaggtacgggtaggtagtgacgaaaaataacgatacgggactcttacgaggtctcgtcatcgaataatcaatacgcgaactgcccacacacttgtaaatatagacgcgcaagatcgttacacgaaccgcttaccattttaatagaaaactactatgcaaacacacataacatatacgcaataagggaactttaaattggagattttaccctaccacacccgtctgtctcattctgaaaactattcaaaataattgctatttttcattctcattcaaatataaataatagtaaataatatataatttttgactgaactgaacccaagtgcccggcctgtggccgggcacccctcgtattcatgttctaacctaacctaacctaaatctagttttgacacctttagactttagattcaagattgaatgtgaatatatgcattaataaaaactcattactattttaatactagttatgctgctgttgatgcactgatgaaagccagatagctagatcagtgtttagttagtcgtagttgccggtgggctgaggtctaaaggaatccaaactagttttaaaaggtttggataggttaggttaggttagaacatgaaaaagacgggtgcccggccgcaggccggtcacttaggttcagttccgtttaaaaaataaaaaaaacaaaaaacaaaacgtactaatacaaagtactcttattcatattaaaagatattgtaaaataacaattattttaatttttttttttttttttcacttacacattaggcccgtcgcgccgcgccactactatatggggcgaaggtgcgaagtcgacggcgacgacaaagtaccgagtctaatgCCGCATTTTCATTAGGGGACATTTGTAGCGCGACTCTGTCGCTCGACACGAAATTCACGTGTCTCGCGCGATGTCGCCCGACGTCGTCCGACGTCGCTTGGGACATTTACGGGTCGCGCAACTTGTCGCTAGTCGATGGTCTGCGAGCGTCGACGCGCGCGACTTTCGTGTCCCTCGACAGTCGCCGGACAGGCTTTGAGTGGTGAAAACGTGTGTCGCTTTGTGTTGCGAAAATGGCAGTAGTGTGGTCCAACGAGAATATATTGACCCTGATCGAGATGTATCAAAATTCGCAATTATTGTGGGACACTTCACATCgtgattataaaaacaaaattaaaaaaaatgatgcatGGGAATCTATCGCGACTACATTAGATATACCTAGAAAAGACGTCGAGGGAAAAATGCATAACTTAAGGTCTCAGTTTCTCagggagagaaaaaaaattgcaagctCAAAATCCACTGGAAGTGGAAGTGGGGATGTTCACAAAAGTACCTGGTTTGCGTATGATTCGCTGCTTTTCCTAGTAAAAGGGTCGACAAGTTCAGGCAGTATGGACACTATGAATACTCAGGTAAGCTCCCgttaatattgtttctattttttttattttgtaccagtttacaaatcatttttttttgtgcatcaCTGGATATTGAACTatagtgttatatatttttggaatcTACTCATCATTTTCTAGTTGATGATAGTATACTTAATCtcattttcgaaaaattttttcaACTTCAGTCTTTAATGCGGGACCATAGTCAccccatcaatttttttttaattttactagccTATGTAATAAGCTAAGGATTCTAACAATACCTCATTCATAAAAACCGTTCAGGCGTATAGAAGTTATGGTGGAATATAGGaactcacatacatacatacatacttgaacCCTGAAAACAATATACTCCTTTTTTCAAGCAGTCGTATAAAAATACAGCTTATATTCTATAGATAATCTTCCTTTGGTAATAAATGCACAATTAAAATCTCTgtagttttttatacaatttatttttatttcttgtcttTTGTTCTTCGCCTGCGAAACTGtgatttaatgtttgttttacactgattttttccttttatagtCATCCGAAAGTTCGGTGGCACTCGAAGAAATACCAGTGGCATCGCAAGTATTAACGCAACCACCAGAGGCATCAACGTCGCCGCCATTACCAACTCAACCAATACCGGTGCCGCTTCCAAATActcaaaataaaaggaaaaaagatgATCTGAGTGAGGTATATGAAATAATGAAGAGCGCAAAAGCCAGGATGGATCAACCAAAAGACGAATTTCAAGTTTACGCCGACTATGTAGCTTCTGagttaagaaatataaagaatgaacATGCTGTGCTACAGGCGaagtactttattaataatatcttattagAGGCTAGGATGGGAAAATACAACTATGCAGAATACCAAACGGGAAGTAATTCAAGCCATACTCAAAGTTATGGATACCGTTCTGCTCCTCAACAGTCATCCTATTCGACAAATTCTGTTAATGATGATATAGTAACTGCTAATGCTTCTCatgttaataatgataatgaagcaCCAACTGCACCAACTTTCACAGAATTACGACAAATTGAGAATATTGAAGAACTAGTTTCCCACTTTGAATCAGAAACGCAGaacaaagaataattataatacttataataatactaataacgtTGATTTTCTGTCACTTAaacatagatttttaaaaaataatagttaataaatacttaaaaataatgaaaacttattagttagtagttttttttatatgatgctaagtttattatcatttattcctTGGTCTTTAGCCCAAAGCTATAAAAAACATCATTCAAATTTCTTGCAGCCTATGATTGAATAGTTTGCCATGGGACACTTCCTTGAGCACTGCAGAAATATTCAGCAAAGAGGTTTCTTATTGTCTGAGCGGATTGAGGAGGAGGTCTGCCTTGCCTACTTAAGTtcctcatattattatttgtc encodes the following:
- the LOC120633267 gene encoding uncharacterized protein LOC120633267, with product MAVVWSNENILTLIEMYQNSQLLWDTSHRDYKNKIKKNDAWESIATTLDIPRKDVEGKMHNLRSQFLRERKKIASSKSTGSGSGDVHKSTWFAYDSLLFLVKGSTSSGSMDTMNTQSSESSVALEEIPVASQVLTQPPEASTSPPLPTQPIPVPLPNTQNKRKKDDLSEVYEIMKSAKARMDQPKDEFQVYADYVASELRNIKNEHAVLQAKYFINNILLEARMGKYNYAEYQTGSNSSHTQSYGYRSAPQQSSYSTNSVNDDIVTANASHVNNDNEAPTAPTFTELRQIENIEELVSHFESETQNKE